Proteins encoded in a region of the Nitrospira sp. genome:
- the asnB gene encoding asparagine synthase (glutamine-hydrolyzing) yields the protein MCGICGKMLLIEESSVDSSLIERMSSAMIYRGPDDWGVYTSRKIGLGHRRLSIIDLQTGKQPLSNEDDTVWVVFNGEIYNFRELRNDLVRRGHTFKTHTDTEVIVHLYEDYGEAFVSKLRGMFAIALWDETSETLILARDRVGIKPLYYFMNDDCLLFGSEIKSLLADNVVPREIDLKGLRLLLAYHYIPGEGTLLKGIKKLLPGHYLTARDGKCVDKAYWDLSFSSPQSNITMNEAEERLVEIIQQSVRDHMISDVPVGFLLSGGVDSTALLSFAVEETDRKVSTFTLGFEGESFADERYYARIAANRFGTEHYDLSITANDFREFLPGYVRHMEEPICEPPGIALYYVSKLAKDHVKVLISGEGGDEAFAGYQNYRNLVWLEKIKKVAGFLRHGCGQIASYLTQSEALERFDKYSRLMTMEFEEYYYGRTSNPFSLFNKNANNLYGPQLRDSNAGDGEFDKYRKALFPNIKNLHLLNQMLYIDTKTWLPDDLLVKADKMTMANSIELRVPLLDHIVLEYAASLPPEFKLKGSTTKYILKKAFEGRIPHEILHRKKTGFPVPYEHWLANDLKEYVHDLLCDERTLNRGYFQRKAIGRLLEPNSGRQTNSKEIFLLVVLELWHRCFIDQS from the coding sequence ATGTGTGGTATTTGTGGGAAAATGCTTCTCATAGAGGAATCGTCAGTGGATTCGTCGCTTATCGAAAGAATGAGTTCGGCCATGATTTATCGAGGCCCCGACGATTGGGGAGTATATACTTCTCGAAAAATAGGTCTTGGTCACAGGCGACTTTCTATCATTGATCTTCAGACGGGCAAGCAACCGCTGTCCAATGAGGATGACACTGTTTGGGTGGTCTTCAATGGAGAGATTTATAACTTTCGCGAGCTCAGGAATGACTTAGTAAGACGGGGGCATACTTTCAAGACCCATACTGATACAGAAGTGATCGTCCACCTTTATGAAGACTATGGCGAAGCGTTTGTGTCAAAACTCCGTGGTATGTTTGCGATCGCTCTATGGGACGAAACGAGTGAGACGTTAATTCTTGCGAGAGACAGGGTAGGGATAAAACCGCTTTATTATTTCATGAATGATGATTGCCTTTTATTCGGATCAGAAATTAAATCCCTTCTCGCGGACAATGTGGTCCCTAGAGAAATCGATCTCAAGGGACTAAGGCTGCTATTGGCGTATCACTACATTCCTGGTGAGGGCACTCTCCTGAAAGGGATAAAGAAGCTCCTTCCGGGTCATTATCTTACTGCGAGAGATGGTAAATGCGTTGATAAAGCATATTGGGACCTTTCATTCTCATCGCCCCAAAGTAACATCACGATGAATGAGGCTGAGGAAAGACTCGTCGAAATCATACAGCAATCCGTGCGTGATCATATGATCAGTGATGTGCCGGTCGGATTTCTCCTCAGTGGTGGTGTTGATTCTACCGCATTGCTTAGCTTTGCTGTAGAAGAGACTGACAGAAAAGTAAGTACGTTTACTCTCGGATTTGAAGGAGAAAGCTTTGCCGATGAAAGATATTATGCGCGAATTGCCGCGAATAGGTTTGGCACGGAGCATTATGACCTTTCTATAACGGCGAATGATTTCAGAGAATTCCTTCCAGGCTACGTTAGACATATGGAAGAGCCGATCTGCGAGCCCCCCGGCATCGCCTTATATTATGTTTCAAAATTGGCTAAGGACCACGTTAAGGTGCTGATTTCAGGGGAGGGTGGGGATGAGGCGTTTGCAGGATATCAGAATTATCGCAACCTTGTGTGGCTGGAAAAGATAAAAAAAGTAGCAGGTTTTTTAAGACACGGCTGCGGACAGATCGCTTCGTACCTAACACAAAGTGAAGCTTTGGAAAGGTTCGATAAGTATAGTCGGCTCATGACAATGGAATTTGAAGAATACTATTATGGCAGAACTTCAAACCCATTCTCATTATTCAACAAGAACGCAAATAACCTCTATGGTCCCCAGTTGAGAGATTCGAATGCCGGTGACGGCGAATTCGATAAATATCGAAAAGCGTTATTCCCCAACATCAAAAATCTGCATCTCTTGAACCAAATGCTCTACATCGATACAAAAACCTGGTTGCCGGACGACTTGCTCGTCAAAGCGGACAAGATGACGATGGCAAACTCAATTGAGTTGCGTGTTCCCCTCCTGGATCATATTGTTCTGGAATATGCTGCATCGCTGCCGCCTGAATTCAAACTTAAAGGATCTACCACAAAATATATCCTCAAAAAGGCCTTTGAAGGACGGATACCGCACGAGATCCTCCATCGCAAGAAGACGGGATTTCCGGTGCCGTATGAGCATTGGTTGGCAAATGACCTTAAAGAATACGTCCATGATCTCCTCTGCGACGAAAGGACCCTAAACAGAGGATATTTTCAGCGCAAGGCAATTGGTAGGCTGCTTGAACCGAACAGCGGAAGACAGACAAACTCGAAGGAAATATTTCTATTGGTGGTGCTTGAACTATGGCATCGATGCTTCATCGACCAATCCTAG
- a CDS encoding glycosyltransferase family 2 protein, producing MDLSIIIINWNSAEHVRKCLYSLTKYAHGLDLEIIVIDNGSFDSCQRIILNEFPKVRFFQSGDNLGFAKANNLGFEKSTGEYLLFLNPDTEIIDDAIRGMASLIKGLPSAGVLGCRLLNSDGSTQTSCVQPFPTILNQVFDSEMVNRWFPVLTTRRIRYSDKDPARVQVISGACMMIKRKVFEEVGRFSPEYFMYTEDLDLCFKVREAGYSNYYTGAFSVIHHGGGSSSQRKENSYANIQMRESIFKFLKKTRGQRYADVYKKAMLVSGVMRFGLLSLAYVVSLLTGTKSECRSSLIKWKCIIRWTLGIEKWAN from the coding sequence ATGGACCTCTCAATAATTATCATAAACTGGAATTCAGCGGAGCATGTCAGGAAATGCCTCTATTCGTTGACTAAATATGCCCATGGGCTAGATCTTGAAATCATCGTTATTGACAATGGTTCGTTTGATTCTTGCCAGCGAATAATTCTCAATGAATTCCCCAAGGTGCGTTTCTTCCAAAGCGGAGATAACCTTGGTTTTGCAAAAGCCAACAATTTGGGATTCGAAAAATCAACAGGCGAGTATCTGCTCTTTCTGAATCCTGATACTGAAATCATTGATGATGCTATCCGAGGTATGGCATCTCTTATTAAGGGTCTACCGAGTGCTGGAGTCTTGGGATGCAGATTGCTCAATTCTGATGGATCGACTCAAACAAGCTGCGTCCAACCATTTCCTACCATATTAAATCAGGTGTTCGACTCTGAAATGGTCAACCGATGGTTTCCCGTTCTTACTACACGACGAATAAGATACTCGGATAAGGATCCAGCAAGAGTGCAGGTCATTTCGGGAGCATGTATGATGATCAAGAGGAAAGTGTTTGAAGAGGTGGGAAGATTCAGCCCCGAGTATTTCATGTACACCGAGGATCTAGACCTATGCTTTAAAGTGCGTGAGGCCGGATATTCAAATTATTACACTGGTGCCTTTTCAGTTATTCATCACGGTGGGGGGAGTTCAAGTCAGCGAAAGGAAAATTCGTACGCAAATATCCAGATGCGGGAGTCCATATTCAAATTCCTGAAGAAAACGAGAGGTCAACGTTATGCCGACGTATACAAAAAGGCGATGTTGGTAAGTGGTGTCATGAGATTTGGTTTGTTATCGTTGGCGTATGTTGTCTCCCTGTTGACAGGGACGAAATCAGAATGCAGATCCTCGCTTATTAAATGGAAGTGCATAATTCGTTGGACGCTCGGAATTGAAAAATGGGCGAATTGA
- a CDS encoding glycosyltransferase family 2 protein, whose translation MCLDYKYVIITPIRDEEAFIEKTIKAVTSQTILPVEWIIVNDGSTDLTRHIVDNYVDQYSWIHAVHRENRGFRSAGGGVIEAFYAGYATLKEKEWNYIVKLDGDLSFDADYFEKIFNYFQQSQDLGVGGGSIYNLVNGAQVMEKHPLFHVRGATKIYKRECWDAIGGLLVAPGWDTLDEVKANMLGWKSRTFQDLKVIHYRHTGAADGQWRSYVKYGRANYITGYHPLFLVLKCLRRVLHKPILLGAIGIFYGYVSAYLKGLPRVDDRALIAYLRRQQLNKILMRETIWE comes from the coding sequence ATGTGCCTCGACTATAAATATGTAATAATTACCCCTATTCGTGATGAAGAAGCTTTTATAGAAAAGACGATAAAAGCCGTTACCTCTCAGACAATCCTTCCTGTGGAGTGGATCATTGTAAATGATGGGTCTACCGACCTCACCAGACATATAGTCGATAACTATGTTGACCAGTATTCGTGGATTCATGCTGTGCATAGAGAGAATCGAGGGTTTCGCAGTGCTGGAGGAGGAGTCATAGAAGCTTTTTACGCGGGCTATGCCACATTGAAGGAGAAGGAGTGGAATTATATTGTAAAACTTGACGGTGATCTGTCTTTTGATGCCGATTATTTCGAGAAGATCTTCAACTATTTCCAGCAATCTCAGGATCTTGGAGTCGGGGGAGGATCAATTTATAACCTGGTAAATGGTGCGCAAGTTATGGAAAAGCATCCTCTCTTTCATGTTCGAGGGGCAACGAAAATTTATAAGAGAGAATGCTGGGATGCTATTGGAGGCCTGTTAGTTGCCCCTGGGTGGGATACCCTCGATGAGGTCAAAGCAAATATGCTGGGCTGGAAATCGCGAACCTTCCAAGATCTCAAAGTTATCCATTATCGGCATACAGGTGCTGCCGATGGGCAATGGCGATCTTACGTCAAATATGGAAGAGCAAATTACATTACAGGCTATCATCCATTGTTCCTAGTCCTGAAGTGCTTGCGACGAGTTTTACATAAGCCCATTCTTCTAGGTGCCATAGGGATCTTTTATGGCTATGTTTCGGCATACCTCAAGGGATTGCCTCGAGTGGATGACAGGGCATTAATCGCGTACCTCAGACGACAGCAACTCAATAAAATATTAATGCGAGAGACGATTTGGGAATAG
- a CDS encoding glycosyltransferase family A protein — translation MKTILQRGREAIDIIRKDGCSAFFERLEMFVDYRMHKISKAMQQIQCRYKQQEEWPTEKPLISVIIPCYNYGIFIKGAIESVLAQTFQRFEILVINDGSTDDLTTDILQNLRYEKTTIIHQANQGLAQTRNNGAALAAGKYICYLDPDDFFDSTYLEKTLPLLETDESLGSCYSWVRCFGDFESIWETDDLDPFLLRQRCIAPSQSVIRTEAWRKVKERNGSGFLSRYNGYFEDWVFWIDMVQCGYRGQVIREPLIRYRVHKTSLGATHKPGRKKMLPVLHDDRREFFFDRSYQKQLEQVLNKRIYIENNRINLSSSSFSRSGNILS, via the coding sequence GTGAAGACGATATTGCAACGAGGCAGAGAGGCAATCGATATCATTAGAAAGGATGGATGTAGTGCTTTTTTTGAAAGGTTGGAGATGTTTGTTGACTATCGAATGCACAAGATATCGAAAGCGATGCAGCAAATACAATGTCGGTACAAACAACAGGAAGAATGGCCGACTGAGAAGCCACTGATATCCGTTATTATCCCCTGCTACAACTACGGAATATTCATCAAAGGAGCGATTGAGTCCGTTCTCGCCCAAACGTTCCAACGCTTTGAAATACTTGTGATCAATGATGGATCAACGGATGATTTGACGACGGATATATTACAAAACCTTCGTTATGAAAAGACGACGATTATTCATCAGGCAAATCAAGGACTGGCACAGACCAGGAATAATGGGGCAGCCTTGGCTGCCGGAAAATATATCTGTTACCTAGATCCTGATGATTTTTTTGATTCCACCTATTTAGAAAAGACTTTGCCTCTTCTTGAAACCGATGAAAGTTTAGGAAGTTGCTATAGTTGGGTGCGGTGTTTTGGCGATTTTGAATCTATATGGGAAACGGATGACCTAGATCCATTTCTCCTAAGACAGCGCTGTATAGCGCCTTCACAAAGTGTCATTAGAACGGAAGCCTGGAGAAAAGTAAAAGAACGGAATGGATCGGGATTCTTAAGCAGATATAATGGGTATTTTGAAGATTGGGTATTCTGGATCGATATGGTTCAGTGCGGTTATCGAGGGCAAGTGATAAGAGAGCCACTCATTCGTTACCGTGTTCATAAGACCTCACTCGGAGCAACACACAAGCCAGGAAGGAAGAAGATGTTACCGGTTCTTCATGACGATCGAAGAGAATTCTTCTTCGATCGATCATACCAAAAACAATTGGAACAGGTTCTCAATAAAAGGATATATATTGAGAACAATCGCATTAACCTCTCTTCCTCAAGCTTTTCTAGGTCAGGGAACATCCTTTCGTGA